The Bradyrhizobium sp. CCGB01 genome segment GCTGCGACGCGATCCGCCGCGACCGTCCGCCGGTCGACCGGAGCGTTGAGGAAGGCCTGTTGCCGCTCCTGCGCCGAGGGCGTTGCCGGCGGCGGCGCGAGCCCAAGGCTCGTGAGGTCGGGCTGCGCCAGGGTCGGCGTGGTCGTCGCGGCCGGCGCGGCGTTGCGCGCTTCCGATGCTGCAAACAACCGGCTGGTGCGTGCCGTCTCGATCTCCTGAAGGCGGCGTTGTTCCTCGGCGCTGAGGCCCGGCTGCGGCTGGGCCACGCCGGGCGCCGGCACCGGCTGGCCGCGGTTCTGGGCGCTGACGATCGGCCGACCTAGGTCGCCAGGCAGCGGCGGACCAAGCTGGGGCACGCCGGTATAGTCCCGTGGTAGACCCTGAAGACCGTCCGCCGTCGACCGATTGTCGGTCGAATAGAGTTCCTCGGGTGGCCGACCACCATTGCGGGTCTGGAGCGCATAGACGAGCGCGCCGCCAAGACCGAGGCTCGCGACCAGGCCGAGTCCGGCCAGCACCTTGCGCGACAGCCGCGTGACGCGCGGCGCGTCTGCGCGCAGCCGCATCGGCGCCGCCGCCTCCGGCGCCGAGCCCGTGAGCGGCGCGCCGGATTCCCCTTCCTCGTTCCGGTCTTCGCTCACGACGCGGGCCTCCCGTCGGTGCGGGTGATCCGGACGCGCTTCTGGTTGCCGCCCGAGCCGAAGCGGAGCTCGGCTGCCGCAAAGAGCCGGTCGACGATCATGTAGTTGTTTCGCACCCGGTAATTCACGAGTTCGGAGGTGTTGCCCTCGGCGCCGACGACGAATAGCGGCGGCATCTCGCCTTGGCCGATGCCTCTCGGAAACTCGATGAAGACCTGCCGGCCGTCGTCATAGGCGCGCAAAGGCCGCCACGCCGCCCGGTCGCCCGTCACCTCGTAGCGGAAGTTGATGCGCGAAAGATCGACGCCCGTCGCCACCGGCTGGGTCGCTTGCGCCTCGGCGTTATGGCGGCGGAGCGCGATGAGCTGGTCCTGCGGATACTGCCAGGACACCGAGGCCATATAGGTGCGCTCGGTCGAGCGCAGCTCCATGTGGTAGGTGCGCAGATTGGTGTTGATGACGAGATTGGTCATCATGTCGGCGCGCGTCGGCTTCACCAGAATGTGGACTTGGCTAGCGGCGCCGGAACCGCTCTGCGTGTCGCCAACAATCCAGCGTACCGTGTCGCCGGCAGCCACCGGCCCGGAGCCGACGAGCTGCTCGCCAGGCTGGAGCGCGATGTCGGTGATCTGCCCGACGGCTGTGTAGACCTGATAGAGCGCCCCATGCGTAAAGGGATAGACCTGCATCGAGTTGATGAAGCCGTCG includes the following:
- a CDS encoding TrbI/VirB10 family protein yields the protein MSEDRNEEGESGAPLTGSAPEAAAPMRLRADAPRVTRLSRKVLAGLGLVASLGLGGALVYALQTRNGGRPPEELYSTDNRSTADGLQGLPRDYTGVPQLGPPLPGDLGRPIVSAQNRGQPVPAPGVAQPQPGLSAEEQRRLQEIETARTSRLFAASEARNAAPAATTTPTLAQPDLTSLGLAPPPATPSAQERQQAFLNAPVDRRTVAADRVAAPASPNILQAGAVISAALITGIRSDLPGQITAQVTENIYDSPTGRILLIPQGTRVVGQYDNNVQFGQSRVLLVWNRLIFPNGRSIVLERQPGADPEGYAGLQDGIDYHWWDLAKAAGLSTLLSVGAELATNDDDRLIQAIRNGGQDTINDAGQQIIRRQLNIAPTLTIRPGFPVRVIVTRDLILEPYGA
- the trbG gene encoding P-type conjugative transfer protein TrbG, with the protein product MNLPIFRKAGGPALRIHTFAVFLLSATALAGCATTQKPPEISYDDAPAAVQTVDPPAPVQVVELPRPLPLPGQMKPVEQSRRTPEPIDPTARVNQANAAARIQPVRDGFINSMQVYPFTHGALYQVYTAVGQITDIALQPGEQLVGSGPVAAGDTVRWIVGDTQSGSGAASQVHILVKPTRADMMTNLVINTNLRTYHMELRSTERTYMASVSWQYPQDQLIALRRHNAEAQATQPVATGVDLSRINFRYEVTGDRAAWRPLRAYDDGRQVFIEFPRGIGQGEMPPLFVVGAEGNTSELVNYRVRNNYMIVDRLFAAAELRFGSGGNQKRVRITRTDGRPAS